From Ictidomys tridecemlineatus isolate mIctTri1 chromosome 2, mIctTri1.hap1, whole genome shotgun sequence, the proteins below share one genomic window:
- the LOC144368520 gene encoding uncharacterized protein LOC144368520 → MQNQVIPVHTQKGMCACKHALSAVHTPLPLECVFSSLGDKGNVASWCAAESQCFDIDLPQCGKLLPKVEGVPRCGGCEGIVVFKGVTPKGATGCAAKPANVLREGLGGRAKAAIGRLGESGPVILEMGGWLWEETAELTHTGVWATMVVLLGGWGKVWLKPTDARGLAPPGGEETPPWACGALAQLFPMAWVSPIRRPLMRCRAFFFSLSRSSAVTAQVSNRGGGSFRGSPRRHCRRGNLRFRGLLVFPVGPQQSLNRPVPEVVAASEVPLGSIAGEETCISVAYQCLLWKIEEETETQRIHPANIWQKESSKSRLHDANGSN, encoded by the exons ATGCAGAACCAAGTCATTCCTGTCCACACACAGAAGGGCATGTGCGCCTGTAAGCACGCGCTCTCTGCCGTCCACACCCCTTTGCCCCTGGAATGCGTCTTCTCCTCCCTTGGAGATAAAGGGAACGTGGCCTCCTGGTGTGCAGCAGAATCCCAGTGTTTTGACATCGATCTGCCTC AATGCGGGAAGCTCCTACCCAAGGTGGAGGGAGTCCCCAGATGTGGGGGCTGTGAAGGCATAGTGGTGTTCAAGGGTGTGACCCCAAAGGGGGCCACTGGCTGTGCAGCCAAGCCTGCCAATGTGCTgagagagggcctgggaggaagggccaaAGCAGCAATTGGCAGGCTGGGGGAGAGTGGTCCTGTAATATTGGAGATGGGAGGAtggctctgggaagagacagcagagctgacccacactggggtgtgggccaccatggttgtgctgctggggggatggggaaaggtCTGGCTGAAGCCCACTGATGccagaggcctggcccctcccgGTGGAGAGGAGACCCCCCCATGGGCTTGTGGGGCCTTGGCACAGCTGTTCCCAATGGCCTGGGTCTCACCCATCAGAAGACCGTTGATGCGCTGCagagctttcttcttctccctgtctaGATCCTCAGCAGTCACTGCACAGGTCAGTAacagaggtggtggcagcttcAGAGGTTCCCCTCGGCGGCATTGCAGGAGAGGAAACTTGCGTTTCCGTGGCCTATTGGTGTTTCCCGTGG GTCCTCAACAGTCACTGAACAGGCCAGTTCcagaggtggtggcagcttcAGAGGTTCCCCTTGGCAGCATCGCAGGAGAGGAAACTTGCATTTCTGTGGCCTACCAGTGTCTCTTGTGG aagatagaagaagaaactgagactcagagaattCATCCAGCTAATATTTGGCAGAAGGAGAGTTCAAAGTCCAGGCTGCATGATGCAAATGGCAGTAACTGA